The Flavobacterium psychrophilum genome includes a region encoding these proteins:
- a CDS encoding imidazole glycerol phosphate synthase (catalyzes the conversion of 5-[(5-phospho-1-deoxyribulos-1-ylamino)methylideneamino]-1-(5-phosphoribosyl)imidazole-4-carboxamideand glutamine to imidazole-glycerol phosphate, 5-aminoimidazol-4-carboxamideribonucleotide and glutamate; the HisF subunit acts as a cyclase), with protein sequence MLKKRIIPCMDIKDGRVVKGINFLGLADAGDPVVLATRYALDGADELVFLDIAATLENRKTLSDLVLAIASKINIPFTVGGGINSVEDAEKLIRCGADKISINSSAVKNPELITEISKSLGSQAVVVAIDVKNNYGRWEVFINGGTKPTKLHAVDWAKKVEELGAGEILLTSMNSDGTKSGFSIEITDSISKAVNIPVIASGGAGSKEHFRDVFTKTSVSAALAASIFHYGEIPLPELKSYLKTQNIPIR encoded by the coding sequence ATGTTGAAGAAAAGAATAATTCCCTGTATGGACATAAAAGATGGCCGTGTAGTAAAAGGTATTAACTTTCTAGGATTAGCCGATGCCGGAGATCCCGTAGTGCTCGCCACAAGATATGCTTTAGACGGAGCTGATGAACTTGTATTTCTTGATATAGCTGCAACTCTTGAAAATCGTAAAACATTATCTGATTTGGTATTAGCAATAGCCTCAAAAATTAATATTCCATTTACTGTAGGTGGAGGTATTAACAGTGTAGAGGATGCCGAAAAACTAATTAGATGTGGTGCAGATAAGATAAGCATTAACTCTTCGGCTGTTAAAAATCCGGAGTTAATCACAGAAATTTCAAAGTCACTGGGTAGCCAGGCTGTTGTTGTGGCTATAGATGTAAAAAACAACTATGGTCGTTGGGAGGTATTTATTAACGGAGGCACAAAGCCAACAAAACTTCACGCTGTTGATTGGGCTAAAAAGGTTGAAGAACTTGGAGCAGGAGAAATTTTACTTACTTCTATGAATAGCGACGGCACTAAATCAGGATTCAGTATTGAGATTACCGACAGTATTTCTAAAGCTGTAAACATTCCGGTTATTGCATCAGGTGGTGCAGGCAGCAAAGAACACTTTAGAGATGTATTTACCAAAACTTCTGTCAGTGCTGCATTAGCAGCGAGTATTTTTCACTACGGTGAAATTCCGCTTCCTGAATTAAAAAGCTATTTAAAAACACAAAACATTCCAATACGATGA
- a CDS encoding imidazole glycerol phosphate synthase — translation MIAIIKYNAGNTQSVENAIRRLGYDCSITDDNAEIIKADKVIFPGVGEASSAMHYLKENGLDVLIPSLNQPVLGICLGMQLMCRLSEEGNTNALGIFDIDVKKFPPTEKVPHMGWNNLQNIKGDMFRSVKPEDDLYFVHSYYAELSQYTIAQCDYILPFSAALQKDNFYATQFHTEKSGSIGEQILKNFLAL, via the coding sequence ATGATAGCAATTATTAAATACAATGCAGGTAATACGCAGTCGGTGGAAAATGCTATCCGCCGATTAGGCTATGACTGTAGCATTACAGATGACAACGCTGAAATTATAAAAGCAGATAAAGTGATCTTTCCGGGTGTAGGCGAAGCTTCAAGTGCCATGCACTATCTTAAAGAAAATGGACTCGATGTACTTATCCCCTCTTTAAATCAACCTGTGTTAGGGATATGCCTTGGTATGCAATTAATGTGTCGACTTTCAGAAGAAGGTAACACTAATGCTTTAGGAATATTCGATATTGATGTAAAAAAGTTTCCTCCTACTGAGAAAGTTCCACACATGGGATGGAACAACCTGCAGAATATAAAAGGTGACATGTTCCGGTCAGTCAAACCCGAAGACGATCTTTATTTTGTACATAGCTATTATGCGGAGTTATCGCAATATACTATTGCACAATGTGATTACATACTGCCGTTTAGCGCTGCACTACAGAAAGATAATTTTTATGCCACGCAATTTCACACTGAAAAATCGGGTTCCATAGGCGAACAAATACTTAAAAACTTTTTAGCGTTATGA
- a CDS encoding peroxiredoxin: MKRNATAVWSGSLKEGEGKITTQSNVLSNTQYSFKTRFESGNGTNPEELIAAAHAGCFTMQLTAYINEAGYNVASVETKCDIDFQDGSVVGSHLSVLARIDDIETDEFQQLVTKAETNCPISRLLNTAITSSATLVRS, encoded by the coding sequence ATGAAAAGAAATGCAACAGCCGTATGGTCTGGCTCACTAAAAGAAGGAGAAGGTAAAATAACTACACAGAGCAACGTATTAAGTAATACACAATATTCTTTTAAAACACGTTTTGAAAGTGGTAACGGTACAAACCCCGAAGAGCTTATAGCAGCAGCACACGCAGGCTGTTTCACTATGCAGCTTACAGCATACATCAACGAAGCAGGCTATAATGTTGCTTCGGTTGAAACGAAATGCGACATCGATTTTCAGGATGGAAGCGTTGTAGGTTCGCATCTTTCGGTACTTGCAAGGATTGATGATATAGAAACTGACGAGTTTCAGCAACTGGTCACCAAAGCGGAAACAAATTGCCCAATATCAAGGCTGTTAAATACAGCAATCACATCCAGCGCAACTTTAGTAAGGAGTTAA
- a CDS encoding RNA methyltransferase: MGRKKTDKIVFDNITVLDAGAKGVSVAKAPDGKVIFIPNVVPGDVVDVQTFKKKKSYYEGRAINFHEYSKHRIEPVCSHFGSCGGCKWQNMEYPQQLFYKNQEVYNNLKRIGKVDLPDFEPIMGSEKQFFYRNKMEFSFSNARWKTQAEVDSGVEISDANALGFHIPKAWDKILDITHCSLQEDPSNDLRNSIREFANANGLSFFNPRNHEGLLRTLMIRTASTGEIMVLIQFFEDDKEKRELLLNFLAERFPTITSLQYVINSKANDTLYDQDIILFKGRDYILEEMEGLKFSINAKSFYQTNSDQAYELYSITREFAGLTGNELVYDLYTGTGTIAQFVSKKARKVIGVEAVPEAIADAKENAKRNNITNCEFFVGDMKVVFNHDFITTHGRPDVIITDPPRDGMHKDVVEQILQIAPEKVVYVSCNSATQARDLALMDEKYKVTRVRPVDMFPQTHHVENVVLLEKR, encoded by the coding sequence ATGGGAAGAAAGAAGACAGACAAGATCGTATTTGATAACATTACAGTACTGGACGCCGGAGCAAAAGGCGTATCGGTAGCAAAAGCCCCAGATGGTAAAGTAATTTTTATACCTAATGTGGTACCGGGTGATGTGGTAGACGTACAGACTTTTAAAAAGAAAAAGTCGTATTATGAAGGCAGAGCCATTAATTTTCATGAATATTCCAAGCACAGGATAGAACCTGTATGCAGCCATTTTGGTTCATGCGGAGGCTGTAAATGGCAAAATATGGAATATCCGCAGCAGTTATTCTATAAAAACCAAGAGGTATACAATAACCTTAAACGCATCGGTAAAGTTGACCTGCCCGATTTTGAGCCTATTATGGGTTCTGAAAAGCAGTTCTTTTACCGTAATAAAATGGAGTTTTCGTTCTCTAACGCACGTTGGAAAACTCAGGCCGAGGTAGATAGCGGCGTCGAGATATCGGACGCTAACGCACTTGGTTTTCATATTCCTAAAGCATGGGATAAAATTCTGGATATTACACATTGCAGTCTTCAGGAAGATCCGAGTAACGATTTGCGTAATAGTATAAGAGAGTTTGCCAATGCAAACGGGCTTAGCTTTTTCAATCCGCGCAACCACGAAGGGCTACTGCGTACACTTATGATACGTACTGCCTCTACCGGAGAGATCATGGTATTGATACAGTTTTTTGAAGACGATAAAGAAAAGAGAGAGCTACTGCTTAACTTTTTAGCAGAACGTTTCCCTACTATTACATCACTCCAATATGTCATCAACAGTAAAGCTAACGATACATTATATGACCAAGATATAATTCTGTTTAAAGGGCGCGATTATATTCTTGAAGAGATGGAAGGCCTTAAGTTTAGCATTAATGCTAAGTCGTTCTACCAAACGAATTCAGACCAGGCCTACGAGCTTTACAGCATAACACGCGAATTCGCCGGACTTACCGGTAATGAGCTGGTATACGACCTTTATACAGGCACAGGTACAATTGCTCAATTTGTTTCTAAAAAAGCGCGTAAGGTTATAGGTGTTGAAGCCGTTCCGGAAGCTATTGCGGATGCCAAGGAAAATGCTAAACGCAATAATATTACCAACTGCGAGTTTTTTGTAGGTGATATGAAAGTTGTATTCAACCATGACTTTATCACCACACACGGAAGACCCGACGTTATTATTACAGATCCGCCGCGTGATGGTATGCACAAGGATGTTGTAGAACAGATATTACAGATAGCTCCTGAAAAGGTTGTCTATGTAAGCTGTAATTCGGCTACACAGGCACGTGACCTTGCCCTTATGGACGAGAAATATAAAGTTACACGTGTTCGCCCGGTAGATATGTTTCCGCAAACGCACCATGTGGAAAATGTTGTACTTTTGGAAAAACGATAA
- a CDS encoding imidazoleglycerol-phosphate dehydratase (catalyzes the formation of 3-(imidazol-4-yl)-2-oxopropyl phosphate from D-ethythro-1-(imidazol-4-yl)glycerol 3-phosphate and histidinol from histidinol phosphate), with protein sequence MKKLLFIDRDGTLVIEPPLDYQLDSLEKLEFYPGVFQNLSKIVTEMDYELIMVTNQDGLGTDSFPEDTFWPAQNKIIQAFANEGITFSEIIIDKSFEHENLASRKPGTALLTRYLNGNYDLANSYVIGDRQTDIQLAKNLGCKSIFIGTDAKADLVTKSWSDIYNHLKKNPRVGYVNRNTNETKIYAEVNLDGNGRSNISTGLGFFDHMLEQVAKHGNIDLTITVSGDLHIDEHHTIEDTSIALGEAFLKALGSKKGIERYGFLLPMDDCLAQTAIDFGGRQWLVWEADFKREKIGEMPTEMFMHFFKSFSDAARCNLNIKAEGTNEHHKIEAIFKSFAKAIKMAVKPTGDYSIPSTKGTL encoded by the coding sequence ATGAAAAAGTTACTTTTTATAGACAGGGATGGTACCCTTGTAATAGAGCCGCCATTAGATTATCAGCTTGACAGCCTTGAAAAACTGGAGTTTTATCCCGGTGTTTTTCAAAACCTGTCAAAAATAGTTACAGAAATGGATTATGAGTTGATTATGGTTACTAACCAGGATGGATTAGGTACAGATTCATTTCCTGAAGATACCTTTTGGCCCGCACAAAATAAAATTATTCAGGCTTTTGCAAATGAAGGGATTACTTTTTCTGAAATTATAATTGATAAAAGTTTTGAGCACGAAAATCTGGCTTCAAGAAAACCGGGTACTGCCCTACTTACACGTTATTTAAATGGCAACTACGATCTTGCAAATTCCTATGTAATTGGCGATCGACAGACAGACATACAATTAGCAAAGAATTTAGGCTGCAAATCCATTTTTATAGGCACTGATGCAAAAGCCGACCTAGTAACAAAAAGCTGGTCTGATATTTATAATCACCTAAAAAAAAATCCCCGTGTTGGCTATGTTAACCGAAACACGAATGAAACTAAAATATATGCAGAGGTAAACCTTGACGGAAACGGTAGAAGCAATATATCAACCGGACTTGGCTTTTTTGACCATATGCTGGAACAGGTTGCCAAACATGGAAATATTGACCTTACCATAACTGTCTCCGGAGATCTTCACATAGATGAACACCACACTATTGAAGATACATCTATTGCTTTAGGAGAAGCGTTCCTTAAAGCATTAGGAAGCAAAAAGGGTATCGAACGCTATGGTTTTTTGCTTCCGATGGACGATTGCCTTGCCCAAACTGCAATTGATTTTGGCGGTAGACAATGGCTGGTTTGGGAAGCCGATTTTAAAAGAGAGAAAATTGGAGAAATGCCAACAGAAATGTTTATGCACTTTTTTAAATCGTTTAGTGATGCTGCAAGATGCAACCTAAACATTAAAGCCGAGGGAACCAACGAACATCACAAAATTGAAGCGATTTTTAAATCGTTTGCAAAGGCTATAAAAATGGCAGTTAAGCCTACAGGAGATTATTCTATACCAAGCACTAAGGGAACATTATGA
- a CDS encoding 1-(5-phosphoribosyl)-5-[(5-phosphoribosylamino)methylideneamino] imidazole-4-carboxamide isomerase has translation MRIIPAIDIIDGKCVRLTKGDYGTQKIYNNNPVEVAKQFEDAGIQYLHLVDLDGAKSGKIINHKVLNAIATNTNLKIDFGGGLKTDNDLKIAFENGASQITAGSIAVKDPETVYDWILEYGAEKIILGADCRNRKIATNGWQQDSSLDILSFITDYKRRGITNVICTDIEKDGMLKGPSNALYLEIITASANINLIASGGVSNIKDVIRLREIGCEGAIIGKAIYEGNITLKQLSKLC, from the coding sequence ATGAGGATAATACCAGCTATAGATATAATTGACGGAAAATGCGTCCGCCTCACAAAAGGCGACTACGGTACCCAAAAGATATATAATAATAATCCTGTTGAAGTAGCCAAACAGTTTGAAGATGCAGGAATACAATATTTGCACCTGGTTGATCTTGACGGCGCAAAATCAGGAAAGATCATAAACCATAAGGTTCTTAATGCAATTGCAACAAATACCAATTTAAAAATTGATTTTGGGGGCGGCCTAAAAACTGATAATGATCTGAAAATCGCCTTTGAAAATGGTGCTTCACAAATAACTGCCGGCAGTATTGCTGTTAAAGATCCTGAAACAGTATATGACTGGATATTGGAATATGGTGCCGAAAAGATAATCCTTGGCGCAGATTGCCGTAACCGGAAAATAGCTACTAATGGCTGGCAGCAGGACAGTTCCCTTGATATACTTTCTTTCATCACAGATTACAAGAGAAGGGGTATCACAAATGTTATTTGTACTGATATCGAGAAAGACGGAATGCTTAAAGGACCGTCTAACGCATTATACCTGGAGATTATTACTGCATCCGCCAACATTAACCTGATAGCAAGTGGTGGAGTATCAAATATAAAAGATGTAATCAGGCTCAGAGAAATAGGCTGTGAAGGTGCTATTATTGGCAAAGCAATCTACGAGGGAAACATAACATTAAAACAACTGAGTAAGCTATGTTGA
- a CDS encoding histidinol phosphate aminotransferase, with the protein MIDVNKLVRPNILSLKPYSSARSEFKGSHGIFLDANENPFGSLNRYPDPLQSDLKQKLSEIKAVPAEQIFIGNGSDEVIDLCFRIFCEPGKDKALIFTPTYGMYQVCADINNIELLQQPLNENFQINPDAAKEVLAAENLKLVFICSPNNPTGNSIDAIEEILFNFNGIVVVDEAYIDFSRNESLSEKLNQYPNLIVLQTLSKAWGLAAARIGMAFCNTVIIDLLNKVKPPYNISQPNYEAAIEILNKKGDYEYNKNILLNERDNMIAALKNIATVLKVHPTDANFILIEVKDANKIYNRLKKNFIIIRNRDKEIKNTLRITVGNPAENKALMDALENIKL; encoded by the coding sequence TGCCAACGAGAATCCGTTTGGCTCGCTCAACCGATATCCTGATCCGCTGCAAAGCGACTTGAAACAGAAGTTATCTGAAATAAAAGCAGTACCCGCAGAACAGATATTTATAGGAAACGGTAGTGATGAGGTTATAGATTTATGCTTCCGGATTTTTTGCGAACCAGGAAAAGACAAGGCTTTGATATTTACACCTACATACGGAATGTATCAGGTTTGTGCTGATATTAATAACATTGAGCTGCTACAACAACCTTTGAATGAAAATTTTCAGATAAATCCGGATGCAGCAAAAGAGGTATTAGCCGCAGAAAATTTAAAGCTCGTGTTTATTTGCTCACCCAATAATCCTACAGGGAATTCTATTGATGCCATAGAAGAGATACTATTTAATTTTAACGGAATTGTAGTTGTTGATGAGGCTTATATCGACTTCAGCCGAAATGAGTCCCTATCGGAAAAGCTTAACCAATATCCTAACCTTATCGTTTTGCAAACGCTAAGCAAAGCCTGGGGATTGGCCGCCGCAAGAATAGGCATGGCGTTTTGCAACACTGTTATTATCGACCTACTTAACAAAGTGAAGCCGCCGTATAATATTAGCCAGCCTAATTATGAGGCAGCAATAGAAATTCTTAATAAAAAGGGGGATTATGAATACAATAAAAATATCCTGCTCAACGAAAGGGATAATATGATTGCAGCTCTTAAAAATATCGCTACCGTGCTAAAGGTACACCCAACCGATGCCAATTTTATTCTTATAGAAGTTAAAGACGCAAACAAAATATATAACCGGTTAAAGAAGAATTTTATAATTATTCGAAACAGGGATAAGGAAATTAAAAACACATTACGAATTACAGTAGGCAATCCTGCCGAAAATAAGGCATTAATGGATGCCCTAGAAAATATTAAACTATGA
- a CDS encoding DNA-binding protein, whose amino-acid sequence MNRFDRITAILIQLQSKKIVKAQDLADRFGTSLRTIYRDIRTLEEAGVPLYGEAGIGYSIVDGYKLPPVMFTKEEAVAFITAEKLMSKFTDNELKKNFSSAMFKVKAVLRGAEKDLVENLEEQIMVVQKTNVVSLPGNILDLLLKAIADKKAVKILYKAFDKDSNERLIEPIGIFHENDYWYTIGFCHLRQEYRQFRIDRVLTIELTSQDQEERTSLKDFQELRKTMKSDFVTQKAVIRVSKSVAVFMQDRKYFFGFVSEIERDDYIEMTFLSMSIEEGLARWLIMFADHVDIVEPQLLKDSIAKHLNNILQKHPLFKIEEISVR is encoded by the coding sequence ATGAATCGTTTTGACAGGATAACTGCCATATTAATACAGCTTCAATCTAAGAAAATAGTTAAAGCCCAGGATCTTGCCGATAGGTTTGGTACAAGTCTTCGTACTATTTACCGCGATATTCGTACGCTGGAAGAAGCAGGTGTGCCTTTGTATGGTGAAGCGGGTATAGGCTATTCTATTGTAGATGGATACAAACTGCCGCCCGTTATGTTTACAAAGGAAGAAGCAGTAGCTTTTATTACTGCCGAAAAGCTAATGTCGAAATTTACCGATAACGAACTAAAGAAGAACTTCAGTTCGGCGATGTTTAAGGTTAAAGCAGTACTTCGCGGTGCAGAAAAAGATCTGGTTGAAAATCTCGAAGAACAAATCATGGTTGTTCAGAAAACAAATGTTGTTTCGCTTCCCGGTAATATTCTTGATCTTTTGCTGAAAGCAATAGCCGATAAAAAAGCGGTTAAGATATTGTATAAGGCTTTTGATAAAGACAGTAATGAGAGGCTTATAGAGCCTATAGGTATCTTTCACGAAAATGACTATTGGTATACAATAGGTTTTTGTCATTTACGCCAGGAATACAGGCAGTTTAGGATTGACAGAGTTCTTACCATAGAACTTACCAGTCAGGACCAGGAAGAAAGAACGTCACTTAAAGATTTTCAGGAATTAAGAAAAACCATGAAATCTGATTTTGTAACACAAAAAGCAGTTATCCGTGTTAGTAAAAGCGTGGCCGTTTTTATGCAGGACCGTAAATATTTTTTTGGGTTTGTATCTGAAATCGAAAGAGATGATTACATTGAAATGACTTTTCTTTCTATGTCAATTGAAGAGGGGCTGGCAAGATGGTTAATTATGTTTGCAGATCATGTGGATATAGTAGAACCGCAGCTTCTTAAAGACAGTATTGCAAAACATTTAAATAATATACTTCAAAAACACCCATTGTTTAAAATCGAAGAAATCAGTGTCAGGTAA
- the rocD gene encoding ornithine--oxo-acid aminotransferase: protein MSVLEKLSSADAIALEDKYGAHNYHPLPVVLSRGEGVNVWDAEGKKYYDFLSAYSAVNQGHCHPKIVDAMVAQAQTLTLTSRAFYNDQLGRYEEFVTKYFGFDKVLPMNTGAEAVETAIKLCRKWAYEKKGIAEQEAVIVVCENNFHGRTTTIISFSNDENARKNFGPYTAGFIKIPYDDVEALENVLKSEKNIAGFLVEPIQGEAGVYVPAEGYLAKTKQLCADHNVLFIADEVQTGIARTGKLLAVHHESIQPDILILGKALSGGAYPVSAVLANDDIMNVIKPGQHGSTFGGNPVAAAVAIAALQVVNDEKLAENAEAMGILFREKLNDYIAKSNIVSLVRGKGLLNAIVINDDEESSTAWDICVALKDNGLLAKPTHGNIIRFAPPLVINEEQLLDCVSIITKTLTSFEK, encoded by the coding sequence ATGTCAGTTTTAGAAAAATTGAGCTCGGCAGATGCCATAGCTTTAGAGGACAAATACGGAGCACATAACTATCACCCGTTACCTGTTGTATTAAGCAGGGGAGAAGGTGTTAATGTGTGGGATGCGGAAGGAAAAAAATACTACGACTTTTTATCGGCTTACTCAGCGGTAAATCAAGGCCATTGCCATCCAAAAATTGTCGATGCCATGGTGGCTCAGGCACAAACTCTTACACTTACTTCAAGGGCTTTTTACAACGATCAGTTAGGCAGGTATGAAGAATTCGTAACCAAATATTTTGGTTTCGATAAAGTACTGCCAATGAATACCGGTGCCGAAGCTGTAGAAACTGCAATTAAGCTATGCCGTAAATGGGCATACGAGAAAAAAGGAATTGCAGAGCAGGAAGCTGTAATTGTAGTTTGCGAAAACAACTTCCACGGTAGGACCACTACTATAATATCGTTTTCTAACGATGAAAACGCCAGAAAGAACTTTGGTCCATACACGGCAGGATTTATAAAGATACCTTATGATGATGTAGAGGCACTGGAAAATGTTCTAAAATCTGAAAAAAATATTGCAGGTTTCCTTGTCGAGCCTATTCAGGGTGAAGCAGGTGTTTATGTTCCTGCCGAAGGTTATCTTGCAAAAACAAAACAACTTTGTGCAGATCATAACGTACTTTTTATTGCTGATGAAGTGCAAACAGGTATTGCCCGTACAGGTAAATTGTTAGCTGTACATCATGAGAGTATACAACCGGATATTTTAATATTAGGTAAAGCACTTTCAGGCGGAGCATATCCTGTTTCTGCCGTATTGGCTAACGATGATATTATGAATGTTATTAAACCGGGTCAGCACGGTTCTACCTTTGGTGGTAATCCGGTGGCTGCGGCTGTTGCTATTGCGGCACTTCAGGTTGTTAATGACGAAAAGCTGGCAGAAAATGCAGAAGCAATGGGCATACTTTTCCGTGAAAAACTAAATGACTATATTGCAAAGAGCAACATAGTATCGTTAGTAAGGGGTAAAGGGCTTTTAAATGCTATCGTTATTAACGACGACGAAGAAAGTTCCACTGCGTGGGATATATGTGTTGCACTAAAAGACAATGGTTTGCTTGCAAAGCCAACACATGGTAATATTATACGTTTTGCGCCGCCGTTGGTAATAAATGAAGAGCAGCTTTTAGATTGTGTTAGCATTATTACCAAAACACTAACCTCATTTGAAAAATAA
- a CDS encoding phosphoribosyl-ATP pyrophosphatase (catalyzes the formation of 1-(5-phosphoribosyl)-AMP from 1-(5-phosphoribosyl)-ATP and the subsequent formation of 1-(5-phosphoribosyl)-5-((5-phosphoribosylamino)methylideneamino)imidazole-4-carboxamide from 1-(5-phosphoribosyl)-AMP in histidine biosynthesis), with amino-acid sequence MKPDFNKTNGLIPAIIQDARTMKVLMLGYMNEEAFIKTQKEGRVTFFSRSRNALWTKGETSGNYILVERITIDCDDDTLLIMAIPTGPVCHTGSQNCFKDETSKGFLYELESVIEDKIKNDDTASYTNSLYKSGINKVAQKVGEEAVELIIEAKDTNVLLFKNEAADLLYHYMILLQAKNFKLEDIELVLKERSNKK; translated from the coding sequence ATGAAACCTGACTTTAACAAAACAAACGGCCTTATACCCGCAATCATTCAGGATGCCAGAACAATGAAGGTGCTAATGCTTGGATACATGAATGAAGAGGCGTTCATAAAAACACAAAAAGAAGGACGCGTAACTTTCTTTAGTAGAAGCAGAAACGCACTATGGACAAAAGGAGAAACATCGGGAAATTATATATTGGTTGAACGTATAACCATAGATTGTGATGATGATACATTACTTATAATGGCTATTCCAACCGGACCGGTATGCCATACGGGATCTCAAAATTGCTTTAAAGATGAAACATCGAAAGGGTTTCTTTACGAGCTTGAAAGCGTTATAGAAGATAAGATTAAAAACGATGATACAGCCTCATATACCAACAGTCTCTATAAAAGCGGCATTAATAAAGTTGCCCAAAAAGTGGGTGAAGAAGCAGTTGAATTAATTATTGAAGCAAAAGACACTAATGTTTTGTTATTCAAAAATGAAGCGGCTGATTTATTGTATCACTACATGATACTTTTACAAGCTAAAAACTTTAAACTGGAAGATATAGAATTAGTCTTGAAAGAAAGAAGCAATAAAAAATAA